In Candidatus Vicinibacter proximus, the genomic stretch TCTGAAATAATGACGGGAATATTTGAATTCATTTCTGCATTGTTTGATCAGGAACGGAAGACAGAATTTGATGCTACATTTGTTCCGCCTCATGAAATTATGAGAAAGCAGGATAAAGGATTCTGCTTAACTGGTGAATATTGTCTTTCAATTTCTGAAAGTTATAAAAACGCAATTGCCTTGGGTGGCTCTGGTTCTGGTAAGAGCTCCACAATATTGATCAATAGTGCTTTATTGATGTCAAAAGGAAATTCCAGTTTAATATTTAATGACCCAAGCCATGAAATTCGATTATTAGTTAGTGGAGCCCTTATCGAACTTGGTTACGAAATAAGGGTGATTAATTACAGTAGTTTGAATTCTGAATGCTTTAATCCCTTAAAACGATGCAAGACTATCTCAGATATTCAGAAGCTAGCATCAATTCTTGTCAGAAATGCATTAGGTGATGCTAAAGATCCTTTCTGGAACAAGAGTGCCGAGGCCATTATTTCTCTATTCATCCGCTATCTGATTTTTTATGCTGAACCAGAATTCAGGACTTTATACAATGTTTTGCATTTGATCAATGTATTTGCAGGAAATCCAGAGAAGATAGACAGGTTAATAGTTATAGCGAAGGATGAAAAATTGTTATCAGAATATAAAGCTTTTGTTGCCTACGGCGACAAGACCCTGTCATCAATACTCGCTACAGCCAAAGCATCATTAACTCTATTCACAGACGAAACAGTTGCAAGTATAACTTCAATTGATGCTATTGATTTTTCGGAGTTTCGAACTAAAAGGGTGGCTTTGTTTATAAACAATTCAGTTCCGGATATGCACTATTATGGTGCTTTATCATCTCTTTTCTTCCAGCAATTTCTAAATGATTTATTGATACGAATTCCGTCAAAGAATGAGAACAATATCTTTTTTCTTTTAGATGAAGCATCTTCCATGTATCTACCAGGTCTGTCAACAACCATATCGAATATCCGGAAATACAATAGCGGAATACTTCTGATCTATCAGGATTATCATCAATTGGAACACGTATACGGAACTTATGAAGCAAAAAACATAACAGCCAATTGCTATGCAAAAGTCTATTTGCCCGGACAACCAATTGAAACATGCAAAATGCTGGAAACCACACTTGGAAAGTTTGAGTATGAAGATGAAAATGAAGTACGGCATATTCGCCAATTGATGACAGCAGATGAGATTAGAATGTCTGATAGAGCAATTGTATTGATCGGAAATAAGCCACCGATTCATGCAAAGCTTAGACCTTTTTACAACGATTGGAAGTTAAGCTCATTGACTAACCTACCACCTTATGAGCCTTCTAATAAGCTACCATTTGATATTCCTCCCTTAATTCAGTTGGATGAAAAGAAGAAAGCTTAATGCCAAGAGCAATTTATTTTCCTTTCTTAATTCCAGTGGCATCCTTGAGAATGGTACACATGATCAAATTCAAAAAGTAAGAGCCGAGTTTTGGAGAGAGTATAAAAGGAAGTGGAGAAATGCTAAACGTAAATCGGAGAAGGAAATTACTATTTCATTTACCCTAGATGAATTCAAAGAAATAAGCATTGAATCTAAGCGACATAATCTTTCTCGAACTAAATTTATTAAGAAAGCTTGTTTCGCATATATTAATAATATTTTCCTTGTGCCCGATTCAAAGGAAGTAAAAAGAATTGCTCAACAATTATCAATGACATACAACTCAATTCAGGAATTAATAGAAGAAAATAGTATTGAATTCAAATCAGGTAGATCAATTTTGGAAGCCATTATTAAATTGGAACGAGAAATACTACCGGTATTAAATAATCCAAAGTCTTTAGAAGCATTAATTAAAGAGCATTTTTTGAAAAATCCGAATAATAAAAACGTATTGATTGAATACATTAATTCAATATGATTCTAAAGAATCTCACAAGAAGATCAAATACCGGCCAATTAGTAAATTATCTTTTCAAACAGGAAAAAGATAACAAACCCAAACCCGTTCTAAAACATAATTTAAGAAGTCGAACAACCAAAGGCTGGACAAAAGAATTGGATAAAAATTTTGAATTAAGATTAAATAGACGGAAAGACAACATCCGCCTTCATCATACAATCATCTCGTTTTCGAACAAGGATAAAAAACAGATCAATACGGAATTGTTAAAGGACATAACCAAAAAATACATCGAACTTCGAGGCAAAGACAACCTCTATCTCGCTTCATCCCATCATGACAAAGAGCATATTCACCTTCATATAGTTATGTCCTCTACCAAATTAATCACCGGTGAATCCAATAGAATTTCAAGGCAGGAATTCAGAGAATTGAAACTCGCTTTGGACGAGTATCAAAAAGTAAAATATCCTGAACTTGTAAATAGCCTGCCTGCTCATGGGAAATCACAAAAACTCCAGCTTACAGATCCGGAGCAGAAGCTTCAGGATCGGGAAGGAAAATTATCACAAAAGCAAGTGCTTTTGGAAACCGTGCAAACGGTTTATAGCAGATCCAAATCGCTTGATAATTTTCTTTCTGAGCTAAAATCGGAGGGGTATAATTCTTATAGTAGGGGTGGCAAAATATATGGAGTGGAAGATGAATCCGGAAGACATTACCGCTTTAAAACTCTCGGTTTTGACCTCAAGAAGCTGGAGGAAATAGACCGGCAAGCTCAAGAAGAAGCAAGACAACTTCAAGAGCTTGCCAATCTAAGGGATGCAAAAAATTCGGATCGGGAGCAGGATAATGAAGGGTATGAACGTGAGATTCAAGAGGAAAATGAAGACCAGACTGAAGACCCAGAATCAGACTATTCAAATGAAGAAACCGAAATACAAGGACAAGATGACGAAGATGGCTAGGGCGGATACTGTTTTGGTGAGTTGCAAGATTGCATTTCGCCATGGCGATCGCTAATCTGCCATATGGCGAAATGCAATCTTGGCGGGAGACCCGCACCCCTTGGTATTGATTCATTGCTTTCGTAGCTATGATATAAAATTATTTTGCGCGAATATCCAATATCACCATTTCCTTGGCACTTCAAGTTCTTTGACATTCAAAATTGAAATTTAGAGAGAAAATATTTTTTGTTAAATTTTATTAACTTATAATTTTTTATAAATATCTTTGTATGAACGAATTTGGCAAATTCATCATGACACAAATATTTTTCACCAAGTAGTAGTTTTGTTACTAAAATACTTATTTATGAAAGCTCTACCCACACCGCTTTTTATCCCGAACAACGGAGTTCAAGAATTATTGCGTTCCTACGATAAATTTCGAATTGTACGCATTATTGTAATTTTTTTACTATTCGGAGTTAGAACATTTACACAAAACCTAAATCCATGTGATGAAGCTGACTATCCTTTTACCGGCACACCGGCAACAACACTTTGTGAACAATACCCAAATTTTAATTGTAACATTGAAATTGGTGAAGGAACACAAGTCACACATTCTTCACAAATAGGAAGTAGTTATACAGGAAATGTATGTATAAAGGGTGATTTTTATATAAATAACATATTTACATTTTTGAATTGTGTAATAAAAATTGATCCTGGTGTTTCAATATATGTAGTCTCGCCACATTCCTTAATTAGTCGTCCTTTTGGAATTAAAGGATCTAAGTTATTTGCATGTACTGAAATGTGGAACGGAATTATATTGTCAAATAATACCACAATATTTACACAAAACTCAATAATCGAAGATGCTTTAACTGCAATTCAGGCTAAAAATACAGTCCATAATACATTGAGTATAGTAAGTACAACATTTAATCGTGATCTAGTAGGGATCCATTTAGAACAAATAACAGGAACATCTAATGCTCCTATGTTTTATCAATTCAATAGAAACACTTTTTCATGTTCAGCGCCATTAAATGGGACAACGGATAAAATTACTTTTGCAGGTATAAAAACAATAAATGTGCCCATGACAATAAACCCTATTATTGAGTCTTATTATAACACATTTCAAAAAATACAATATGGGATATTTTCTGAAGGCGAAAATACGGTAATAGCTGGTCGATTTTTTAGATTTTTCGAGATAAAAAGAGATGGTATATTTCTCAATGAAGGATCATTGTTTCTTAAATCATCAACATTTAGAAATTGTGAAGAAAACGGAATTAATATTAACAAAGCTCAAATAATTGATGTAAAAGAAGGAATTAGCTGTACTATAAATCAAAATTGCCCTGAACGACCATCTATTAAGGGTGTTTATATTAAAGGATTTGCATTAAGCTCAGAAACTCATATTAAACTTTATTTTGTAGCAGATACAAAGGGTAAGAATACTAAAGTAACAGGAATTCAATTGGACGGCGGCAAGATTGAAGATGGTTCTAATATTGTTATTAGCGGATCTACATTTAATATTTCTGCAAGATATGGATCTGGAGTATTTTTAAATGGCAATTTCCCGGTGACATCACATTCTGAATTGTACAATAATAATTTTATTACTGGCAATCCAGATGAAGTAGGTGATATGATTTATGCTTTAAATTTAACGGGGGATAAAAATAATTTAGATATTATTGGCAATAACTTTACAGGGACGGGTTACTGGAATTGGGCAATATACGCAAATGGCTCACGTGGTGTTAATAATCAAATCTCCTCTAATTATCTAGAAGGCTCTACCGGGTATTATCAAACTGGAGGAATTAATTTTTTTATAGGTCTATATGTTAAGGATTTTCAAAACACTACATACTGTAACAATACAAATAATAATGGCTCAAATAGAGGATACGATTTTTACGGAACAAATACAGGAACTGCATTTAAAGAAAATAAAACAATTTTAACTCCTGGTGGATTATTTATTCATACTAATTCGACCATTGGGGGCCAAAAGCATGAAGGAAATGAATGGTTTTATTTATTGATAGGTAATACTCTTATTATTGCCGGTAATCATGCAACATGTGAATCACCAGATTACGCTCAGTACAATAGATTTGTTGTGCATACTCCGCAGAGTGTTCGTAATCCTAATGGTGGTTATTCATATTATTCAAGTTATTATCCCGATAATATTACTCCAAATAGTCCTTTGTATGAATTTTATAAAACTGACTTAAATGGAAGTCCTTCGAGTTCATGTGTTCAGGAATTAACTAATCCAGAAGATCCTGAGTTATTGGAAATGCAACTAGCTGATGAAGTTTATCCATTTCCGGAAAATGATACGGTTACAGAATGGAACCTCAAAAGCTATTTGTATAAGAAATTAAGAAGAGATACAAGTTTACTTAATACTTATTCATCTTTTGTAAATTTTCTTTCAGAAAATGAAAATACTAATATCGGCTATTTTTATAATTTGTCAAAAAAGATCGAAGAAGCATTTACTGCGCATGACACAATCAAAACACAAAGCAAGTATATCCTCGATGAAATTATAGAAATTGTAGATAGCCTTAGTATAGTTGATAATCAAATCGAAAATGATTCTGATCAAACTTCAATATTAATTTTAGAATCTTTAAAATTGACTAATATCAACCAAATTATTGATTTACTTAATAATTATTTTTATAGAAATCAAGTTTATAAGACTAATCAAATATTAAGATTGGAAGAAGCTGATTTATTGGTTCAATCTATTAATCCCTTGACAACCTTGGAGATAAATGAATATCAAGTAAAACGAACTTACTTAGAATTGTTACTGAATAATCAAACTCAACTTAATTCAACGCAAATTCAAATTTTAAAGAATATCGGAGTGCAGTGTCAATCGACAGGTGGACTTGCGGTTATTGAAGCGTTAACATTATTGCCAGAATGTGAATTACAAATAATGGACCTATGCCCGAATGCCATATTGGCCGATGTAAATCCAATTACTATTGAATTACCAGAAGAAGAAGAAATGGTAGGTCCTACAGAAAAAAATCGAATACAGTTATCACTTTCAAAATCAACACCCTTGGAGTTTTTTGTTACAATTCCGAATGGTAATACAGCACAAGTTTGTGTTTTTGACATTAATGGGAAAGAAGTATTTAAACAAGTTATTTCTACCAATAATCAATCTATTAATCTGGACAATTTAGTTCAATTTGGTATATATTTCGCCAAAATACAACTAGAAAATGGAAATTTTATTACAGAAAAACTGGTAGTGAATTCTAAATAATATTGTATTAATCTATATTTTATTGTGTTAAGAATTAGTTCAGATAATTTCATTTTAGTTGTTCTCTTTTTTATTCTTACTTGGCTAACAGTCAAGATAAATATGATTATCAATGGGTAATTGGTTATGATACTACTGTATCTAAGCAATATGGCAATGGTATCTTATTAAATTTTAATGATGTTCCAGTTAATGTCTCATTGCTAAAAACTATTAATAATTTCAGTATGGAGGGCTCAAATACAAGTATATGCGATGAAAATGGTAAATTATTATTTTATTCGAATGGTTGTAATGTTTTAGATGCAAGAGGTATGATTATGGAAAATGGAGATTCTATTAATCCAGGTCTTGTCCAATCTAGCCACTGCCCAAGTGGAAATCCAGCCTCTCAAGGTGTTATAGCATTACCTGCACCAGGAAGTAAAAACCTTTATTATCTTTTCAATTTGGATTTAGATATACCCTATTTTATGATGCCTCAATATGTTGGAATAGCCCCAGAAAGGATTTATTACTGCATGATTGATATGTCCTTAAATTCTGGCTTCGGGAAAGTTGTATTAAAGAATCAAATTGCATTAAAGGATACTTTTGGGCGCTCAAATTTGCAAGCTACGAAACATGCTAATGGTATTGATTGGTGGCTAATTGCCCCAAAATCACATACAAATTGTTATTTTCTAACCTTATTAAGTTCAGCAGGAATTCAACCCAGTGTTTTAAAATGTTCAGGAGAAGATTTTAATGATGCTGATCTTCAAGGTCAAGCCGTATTTTCGCCTGATGGAAAAAAGTTTATTCGGTTTCTTCCAAGAAATGGCCTTAATATATATGATTTTAATAATGAAACAGGAGATTTGACAAGCCCTGTTAGGATTTCTTTTGATCAAGATACATTTCATGTTGCAGGAGTTGCAGTTTCAGCAAATTCTAGATATTTATATGCATCCGCACTAAAAAAAATATATCAATTTGATCTCCATGCAAGTGATGTAGAAGCAAGTAAATTATTGATAGGAGTATGGGATGGATACGCAGACCCTTATCCAACAGTTTTCTATTTGTCAGCATTGGCGCCTGATGGAAAAATATATATAGCAGGAACGAGTACACATAACTATTTACATATCATTCATCAACCAAATTGCCAAGGTCAGAATTGTAAATTTGAACAAAGGGGCTTAAAACTACCTGGATATAATTTCATTTCTATTACAAATATCCCACATTATAGATCTCAAAACATAACTCTTCCATGTGATTCCATAATGGTTTCAAGTAAAGGGATTAATAATTCAACCTCAGTATTTTTGTATCCCAATCCCGCACAAGAATATATAATAATAGATGCTGAAAATAAATTGCCAGAAGCAACAATTGAAATTTACGATCTTTTAATGAGAAGGATTATACATAGAAAAATAACTGAAAATATTGTAAAAATTGATTTAAAGAATATTGAAAATGGAATTTATACACTATTAGTAAAATCGAATGATGCAATAATTGCTGTTGAGAAAATAATTATTGAAAAGTGAATTTAAATGCTAAAAAGCTATTATAATTCAACAAATTAAATAAGCGGTTAGCTACCCTGCAGAACGAATTTAAGAAAAACTATTCTTTCTCCTCTATCTCTAATGAACAAAAGTATTTAAGTAGTTTTTTTTATTAGAAATCTGAGAAAGTATTCTTCTTAGAAATTAATAACGGAATCCAATGCCTCGTCAGCGTCTTTAGTTATGAAATTAGATTGGTATCCAATTGTTGTAGTTATTGATGTATGTCGATATAGTTTTTGAAGCATCTGAATTGG encodes the following:
- a CDS encoding type IV secretory system conjugative DNA transfer family protein, which codes for MIRVIGFVFEIVFELLSEIMTGIFEFISALFDQERKTEFDATFVPPHEIMRKQDKGFCLTGEYCLSISESYKNAIALGGSGSGKSSTILINSALLMSKGNSSLIFNDPSHEIRLLVSGALIELGYEIRVINYSSLNSECFNPLKRCKTISDIQKLASILVRNALGDAKDPFWNKSAEAIISLFIRYLIFYAEPEFRTLYNVLHLINVFAGNPEKIDRLIVIAKDEKLLSEYKAFVAYGDKTLSSILATAKASLTLFTDETVASITSIDAIDFSEFRTKRVALFINNSVPDMHYYGALSSLFFQQFLNDLLIRIPSKNENNIFFLLDEASSMYLPGLSTTISNIRKYNSGILLIYQDYHQLEHVYGTYEAKNITANCYAKVYLPGQPIETCKMLETTLGKFEYEDENEVRHIRQLMTADEIRMSDRAIVLIGNKPPIHAKLRPFYNDWKLSSLTNLPPYEPSNKLPFDIPPLIQLDEKKKA
- a CDS encoding relaxase/mobilization nuclease domain-containing protein, with the protein product MILKNLTRRSNTGQLVNYLFKQEKDNKPKPVLKHNLRSRTTKGWTKELDKNFELRLNRRKDNIRLHHTIISFSNKDKKQINTELLKDITKKYIELRGKDNLYLASSHHDKEHIHLHIVMSSTKLITGESNRISRQEFRELKLALDEYQKVKYPELVNSLPAHGKSQKLQLTDPEQKLQDREGKLSQKQVLLETVQTVYSRSKSLDNFLSELKSEGYNSYSRGGKIYGVEDESGRHYRFKTLGFDLKKLEEIDRQAQEEARQLQELANLRDAKNSDREQDNEGYEREIQEENEDQTEDPESDYSNEETEIQGQDDEDG
- a CDS encoding T9SS type A sorting domain-containing protein, whose product is MANSQDKYDYQWVIGYDTTVSKQYGNGILLNFNDVPVNVSLLKTINNFSMEGSNTSICDENGKLLFYSNGCNVLDARGMIMENGDSINPGLVQSSHCPSGNPASQGVIALPAPGSKNLYYLFNLDLDIPYFMMPQYVGIAPERIYYCMIDMSLNSGFGKVVLKNQIALKDTFGRSNLQATKHANGIDWWLIAPKSHTNCYFLTLLSSAGIQPSVLKCSGEDFNDADLQGQAVFSPDGKKFIRFLPRNGLNIYDFNNETGDLTSPVRISFDQDTFHVAGVAVSANSRYLYASALKKIYQFDLHASDVEASKLLIGVWDGYADPYPTVFYLSALAPDGKIYIAGTSTHNYLHIIHQPNCQGQNCKFEQRGLKLPGYNFISITNIPHYRSQNITLPCDSIMVSSKGINNSTSVFLYPNPAQEYIIIDAENKLPEATIEIYDLLMRRIIHRKITENIVKIDLKNIENGIYTLLVKSNDAIIAVEKIIIEK
- a CDS encoding T9SS type A sorting domain-containing protein; the encoded protein is MKALPTPLFIPNNGVQELLRSYDKFRIVRIIVIFLLFGVRTFTQNLNPCDEADYPFTGTPATTLCEQYPNFNCNIEIGEGTQVTHSSQIGSSYTGNVCIKGDFYINNIFTFLNCVIKIDPGVSIYVVSPHSLISRPFGIKGSKLFACTEMWNGIILSNNTTIFTQNSIIEDALTAIQAKNTVHNTLSIVSTTFNRDLVGIHLEQITGTSNAPMFYQFNRNTFSCSAPLNGTTDKITFAGIKTINVPMTINPIIESYYNTFQKIQYGIFSEGENTVIAGRFFRFFEIKRDGIFLNEGSLFLKSSTFRNCEENGININKAQIIDVKEGISCTINQNCPERPSIKGVYIKGFALSSETHIKLYFVADTKGKNTKVTGIQLDGGKIEDGSNIVISGSTFNISARYGSGVFLNGNFPVTSHSELYNNNFITGNPDEVGDMIYALNLTGDKNNLDIIGNNFTGTGYWNWAIYANGSRGVNNQISSNYLEGSTGYYQTGGINFFIGLYVKDFQNTTYCNNTNNNGSNRGYDFYGTNTGTAFKENKTILTPGGLFIHTNSTIGGQKHEGNEWFYLLIGNTLIIAGNHATCESPDYAQYNRFVVHTPQSVRNPNGGYSYYSSYYPDNITPNSPLYEFYKTDLNGSPSSSCVQELTNPEDPELLEMQLADEVYPFPENDTVTEWNLKSYLYKKLRRDTSLLNTYSSFVNFLSENENTNIGYFYNLSKKIEEAFTAHDTIKTQSKYILDEIIEIVDSLSIVDNQIENDSDQTSILILESLKLTNINQIIDLLNNYFYRNQVYKTNQILRLEEADLLVQSINPLTTLEINEYQVKRTYLELLLNNQTQLNSTQIQILKNIGVQCQSTGGLAVIEALTLLPECELQIMDLCPNAILADVNPITIELPEEEEMVGPTEKNRIQLSLSKSTPLEFFVTIPNGNTAQVCVFDINGKEVFKQVISTNNQSINLDNLVQFGIYFAKIQLENGNFITEKLVVNSK